The Pecten maximus chromosome 14, xPecMax1.1, whole genome shotgun sequence genome includes a region encoding these proteins:
- the LOC117342469 gene encoding ATP-dependent DNA helicase RecQ-like, with the protein MVSEWGEEFRPAFQKLGELMCILEKALHLILTATATPKSIASLSKQLNLKNPLVISENVDRPKIFIDIRTRLPNFHKFDKFDDLIQPVATELLEKGVHFPVTIMYVESLEALSYFYQFLSYKLKGASYDGEEIPQNRIYVQYHKDYAESMKKITIQELAKETPKVRLVLATVALGMGLNAPSVSRIIHCRSPTTLEKYLQEIGRAGRVGQPSVAILYYKKNYIAKNRIGMTEEMRKFCESETCYRIILVNYFGFESVVFSGPKEHCCSICGRK; encoded by the exons ATGGTTTCAGAATG gggaGAAGAATTCCGTCCTGCATTCCAGAAGCTTGGGGAGTTAATGTGCATTCTAGAGAAAGCTTTGCATTTAATTCTCACAGCAACTGCTACACCGAAATCAATTGCAAGTCTATCTAAACAGCTGAATTTGAAAAATCCACttgttatcagtgagaatgtggACCGTCCAaagatatttatagacattagAACCAGATTGCCAAACTTTCataaatttgacaaatttgaTGACTTGATACAACCAGTGGCAACAGAATTGCTGGAAAAAGGAGTTCATTTTCCAGTAACCATAATGTATGTGGAAAGTTTGGAAGCATTGTCCTATTTTTATCAGTTTCTTTCGTATAAACTTAAGGGTGCCAGCTATGATGGTGAGGAAATTCCACAGAATAGAATATATGTCCAATACCACAAAGATTATGCAGAGTCCATGAAGAAAATCACTATTCAAGAACTGGCTAAAGAAACCCCTAAAGTCAGATTAGTTTTGGCAACTGTTGCACTGGGAATGGGGCTTAATGCTCCAAGTGTTTCACGTATCATTCATTGCAGGAGCCCAACAACACTGGAGAAATACCTACAAGAAATCGGTCGTGCTGGACGTGTTGGACAACCGTCAGTGGCAATTCTTTACTACAAGAAAAATTATATTGCAAAAAACAGAATCGGTATGACGGAAGAAATGAGAAAGTTTTGTGAAAGTGAAACATGTTATAGAATTATTCTTGTGAATTACTTTGGATttgaaagtgttgttttttcagGACCAAAGGAACATTGTTGCTCCATTTGTGGCAGAAAATGA